The Elaeis guineensis isolate ETL-2024a chromosome 13, EG11, whole genome shotgun sequence genome includes a region encoding these proteins:
- the LOC105033718 gene encoding wall-associated receptor kinase-like 14, with translation MLGFRVLFLLLVALASFPSLFSSPSCQRTCGSTTVPFPFGFSQGCQIPLNCTGLPPTIRVGNFQVRNITPDSLLIDIPPVCNRSVRAVESLFGKNYALTRRNGLFLRNCTSSSSGCLVPTSLLSQKDLKSCGDKTDNTTCFSDDGSTDGFLAANNIINFGCNFFYTSIGFEQDGEAPDPKMLPLMLQTAVVDWWLEGRCWCSKHANCTNITSPSTGKPGFRCNCQGGFQGDGFADNGARGCQKVTDSKCNPSKYMSGSCGETARVGVLIGGIAAGACVMAGLALVCCLIRRRSSSSRIRRSTKRLLSEASCTVPLYPYKDIEKATDGFSDCRRLGTGAYGTVYAGKLSNDKLVAIKKIKHRDADGIEQVINEIKLLSLVSHPNLVRLLGCCIERGEQILVYEFMPNGTLGQHLQRERGPALPWTVRLAIAAETAQAIAYLHSAIHPPIFHRDIKSSNILLDFHYKSKVADFGLSRMGMTESSHISTAPQGTPGYLDPQYHQNFHLSDKSDVYSFGVVLVEIITALKVVDFNRVQSEVNLAALAIDKIGRGCVDEIIDPYLDPNRDAWTLSSIHKVAELAFRCLAFHRDMRPSMTEVADELERIRRSGWAPSADDSVFMSPVSSLCSSPSNRADKSRGVSESRRLALANMTVEVKVDSPVSVQEPWFSEQSSPSENSLLGNVVH, from the exons ATGCTTGGGTTCCGTGTGCTCTTCCTCCTCCTCGTTGCCCTCGCTTCTTTTccctccctcttctcctccccatCCTGCCAGCGGACCTGCGGTTCGACCACCGTCCCTTTCCCCTTCGGCTTCTCCCAGGGATGCCAGATCCCCTTAAACTGTACGGGCCTGCCCCCCACGATCCGAGTCGGGAATTTCCAGGTGCGGAACATCACGCCCGACAGCCTCCTGATCGACATCCCCCCGGTCTGCAACCGCTCCGTCCGCGCCGTCGAGAGCCTCTTCGGGAAGAACTACGCACTGACCCGGAGGAACGGCCTCTTCCTCCGCAACTGCACGTCCTCGTCTTCGGGATGCCTCGTCCCCACCTCCCTGCTCTCCCAGAAAGATCTCAAGAGCTGCGGTGACAAGACTGACAACACCACCTGCTTCTCCGACGACGGGAGTACCGACGGTTTCCTGGCCGCCAACAATATCATCAACTTCGGATGTAACTTCTTCTACACCTCCATAGGCTTCGAGCAGGACGGGGAGGCGCCCGACCCCAAGATGCTGCCGCTCATGCTGCAGACGGCGGTAGTGGACTGGTGGCTGGAGGGCCGTTGCTGGTGCTCCAAGCACGCCAACTGCACCAACATCACCTCTCCAAGCACCGGGAAGCCCGGTTTCAGGTGCAACTGCCAAGGGGGATTCCAGGGGGACGGGTTCGCCGACAACGGCGCGCGCGGTTGTCAAAAAG TGACCGATTCAAAATGCAATCCTTCCAAGTATATGTCCGGGAGCTGTGGAGAAACTGCTAGAGTTGGTGTTCTGATTGGAG GGATCGCAGCTGGAGCCTGTGTAATGGCTGGCCTCGCTCTTGTTTGCTGCCTCATCAGGCGGCGCTCCTCTTCCTCGCGAATCCGAAGGAGTACCAAGCGCCTCCTATCTGAAGCCTCCTGCACGGTTCCCCTCTATCCCTACAAAGATATCGAGAAGGCCACAGATGGCTTCTCGGATTGCCGGAGACTAGGTACTGGTGCTTATGGAACCGTTTATGCCGGCAAGCTCAGCAACGACAAATTAGTTGCCATCAAGAAGATCAAACACCGGGACGCCGACGGCATCGAGCAGGTCATCAACGAGATCAAGCTTCTGTCCTTGGTGAGCCACCCGAACCTGGTCCGCCTTCTAGGTTGCTGCATCGAAAGAGGGGAGCAGATCCTAGTTTATGAGTTCATGCCCAACGGAACTTTAGGTCAGCACCTGCAGAGGGAGCGAGGACCCGCCCTCCCTTGGACCGTCCGCCTCGCCATTGCTGCGGAGACGGCACAAGCTATCGCCTACCTTCACTCGGCAATCCACCCACCAATATTCCATCGAGATATCAAATCCAGCAACATACTGCTAGACTTCCACTACAAGTCCAAGGTCGCGGACTTTGGTCTCTCGAGGATGGGCATGACCGAATCATCGCACATCTCTACGGCCCCGCAGGGAACGCCGGGCTACCTCGATCCCCAGTATCACCAGAACTTCCACCTCTCCGACAAGAGTGATGTGTACAGCTTCGGGGTTGTGCTGGTGGAGATCATAACGGCGCTGAAGGTGGTGGACTTCAACCGGGTGCAGAGCGAGGTGAATCTGGCGGCACTGGCGATCGATAAGATCGGGAGGGGCTGCGTCGACGAGATAATAGACCCTTACCTGGATCCCAACAGAGATGCTTGGACTCTCTCCTCCATTCACAAGGTGGCCGAGCTGGCGTTCAGGTGCCTGGCGTTCCACAGGGACATGCGGCCCTCCATGACGGAAGTGGCTGATGAGCTGGAACGGATCAGGCGCAGTGGCTGGGCTCCGTCGGCAGATGACAGCGTCTTCATGTCACCGGTGTCGTCGCTGTGCTCCTCGCCATCCAATCGCGCCGACAAGTCCAGGGGAGTCTCGGAGAGCAGGAGGCTGGCTTTGGCGAATATGACGGTGGAGGTGAAGGTCGACTCCCCTGTTTCTGTGCAGGAGCCATGGTTCAGCGAGCAGAGCTCTCCTTCAGAGAACAGCCTGCTGGGTAATGTAGTTCATTAG